TGCTGTCGCACCTGCGCGCCAATGTGCGCAACCCGCTGATCATCAATTTCGCCAATCAGCGCGGCCTGCAAAAAGGCAACCTCGACTGCGATATCGTGTTCCATAACCGCGTCGATTAAGGCCGGATCAGCCTGCTGCGCCTGCCCAAACAGCGCCCGCCTACGCGGGCGCTGTTTCGTTTACGCCGAAAAGGTGCAGGCGGCAAGCCAGACCACCGAGGGCATCCGCAGCCTGCCGGATCACGGCCGGCACAGCACCGGGCAGACCGCCGCCTCCAGCCAGCGCCCGGCGGCGCTGATGACGCAGCTCCAGGTGGACTGAGCCCCCGCCTGCGGCCAACCCTGCCCTGCCGCCCGCCCCGGGCGGCAAGACCCTACCTGCCGAACAGTTGCCATTCCCCCTCTTCGCGGCTATCTTCCAGACGCTTGATTACTACAAACCCGAGGCCAGCCCACCCGGCCGGCCCAGGAGATTCATCGCGTGAGCCAACAGAGTTCCAAACAGCAACCCGACTACCGGGTGCCGGTATCCACCCGCATCCGCGAGCGACTGAAAGGCGCACAACGCCGTTTTCACGCCAACGACAATATTGCCGACTTCATCGAGCCGGGCGAACTGGACGAGCTGCTGGACGAGGTCGAGGGCAAGATGCGCGAGGTGCTGCAAAGCCTGGTGATCGACACCGACAGCGATCACAACACCCAGGACACTGCGCGCCGCGTAGCCAAGATGTACCTGAACGAAGTGTTCCGCGGCCGCTACGTAGCACAGCCGGCGGTAACCGAGTTCCCCAATGCCGAGCGCCTGAACGAGCTGATGATCGTCGGCCCCATCACCGTGCGCAGCGCCTGCTCGCACCACCTGTGCCCCATCATCGGCCGGCTGTGGATCGGCGTGATGCCCAACGAACACTCCAACCTGATCGGCCTGTCCAAGTACGCACGCATCGCCGAGTGGGTCATGAACCGGCCGCAGATCCAGGAAGAAGCGGTGATCCAGCTGGCCAATACGCTGCAGGAAAAGATGAGCCCGGATGGCCTCGCCATCGTGATGGAGGCCGATCATTTCTGCATGCACTGGCGCGGCGTCAAGGACAGCAACTCGCAGATGGTGAACAGTGTGATGCGCGGCGTATTCCTGACCAACCCGGACCTGCGCCGCGAGTTCCTGTCCCTGCTGCCGAAAAAGTAAGGAGGCTGCGAAAAATTACGGTTTCCAGGCTGAAACAAGCCGGGCGAGACAAGTCACGCACGAAAAATCCCGACGCCGCATATATGTTGATAGCTAAGAAGGGATTTTCGTGAGCGATGCCGCATCGCAACGAAAGCGGGAATTTTTCGAGGTGCCACAAGCCGGAGAAACACCATGCTCGTTCGTCTACTCTATGCCAGCCGCAGTACCCAACCTCGCGGCCAGGAGCTGCTGGAGGCCATCCTCAACCAGTCGCAACAGTACAACCCCGCGCATGGCATCACCGGCGTGCTGTGCTACAGCGGCGACATCTTCGTGCAGGTGCTGGAAGGCGGCCGCAGCGAAGTCTCGGCGCTGTACAACCACATTGCCGCCGACACCCGGCACCAGAACGTGGAGCTGCTGAGTTTCGAGGAGATTACCGAACGCCGCTTTGCCGGCTGGACCATGGGCCAGGTCAACCTGGCCAAGGTCAACCCCGGCCTGCTGCTGCGCTACTCGGAAAAGCCGCAGCTGGACCCGTTCAGCATGGGCGGCAGCAGTGCGCTGGCGCTGCTGGAGGAGCTGATCGCCACCGCCTCCATCGTTGGCCGCAGCAGCCACTAGCACACGACGAGATGCCCATGCACGCGGCCCGACAGCCACAAACTGTCGGGCCGCCGTGTTTTCATACCCCAGCATCTTGTAGTTTGCGGCTTTGCCGCCACAACTGTGGCAGAAAATGGCAAGCGCATCATGGGCGAGGTGTCACGGATCAAACGGCTGTAATACAGTAGCAATGTGCATGGCGTTGAATGTGCCCTGCCACAACTTCTGGTCGTTGAACGGAGAAGCCTCATGCGTCGCTTTAACCCCAACCCCGAATATCTGCAGGTCCGCGCCGAAGTGCGCAGCAATGAACTGGCCGGCAAGCCGATGCCGCGCACCACGCCCAAGGACGTGCGCAACGCCAATGCCCGGCGCGAGATAGAACGGCGACGAATGGAGCGTGACGCACGCGAATGACACCGACAAAGGCACCCCGCGGGGTGCCTTTCGCTTTGCCGCCGCTCAGGGGCGCAAGCGGCTGGCCAGCGCCGGGTCCAGCCCGGCCATGAAGGCCTCCACCGCGCGGGTGTAGCCATCGTCGCTGCCCAGCGTGGCATTGATGTCGCGGTGTGAACGGGCCACCGGCAACAGCTCTGCCCGGCCACCCAGCTGGCGAGCACGGGCCACGAAGCGCGATGCCTCGTCACAGGGTTTGTCCGGCCGCTGTTGCGAGCACACCGCCAGCAGTGGCGGCATCGGCTGCTGCAGCTGCGCCAGCGGCGACACCGCCGGCCAGCCCGCCGGGTCGGCACCGAAAGCCTGATCGTAGAAACGGAAATGCCGCCGCTGCATCAGTGCCGGCACATCGTAGGCGGCGCTGTCCAGCGCCACCGTGCCCAGCCACGGCTGCAGCCCTGCCGCCTGCTGCAGCGGGCGCGACGCCGTGAGCAGCGCCACCAGGTGGGCGCCGGCGGAATGTCCCATCAACACCACCTTGCGGCCGTCACCACCCCAGCGCGGCGCCTGTTGCTGCACCCAGGCCAGTGCCGCCGCCACGTCCTGCGCCTGCTGCAGCGGTGCCGCCTGCGGCAGCAGCCGGTAATCCAGCGACACCAGCACCATGTGCTGCGGCACCCAGCGGCCAACCTTGGCGGCCACCACCGCTGCCGACTGCCGGCTGCCGGTACGCCACGCACCGCCGTGCACCATGACGATCACCGGCATGCCCTGCACGCCGGCCTGCGGCCAGTACGCATCCATCTGCTGGCGCGCATCGGCGCCGTAGGCCAGCCCGGCCTGCGTGGCGATGCCTGGCTGGCGCAGCCGCCACGGCACCGCGTCCTGCTCCTGCATCTGCGCTTCCAGCCGTGCGGCCAACCTTTCCGTCAGCCAGCCGGCGTGCGCAGGGGCAGCGGCAAGCAAGCACATCAAAAGCAGGTAACGGCGCATGGGCAAACCTCCAATAAAAATGCCCCGTCAGGGACGGGGCATGGGTCGGCGATTCTTCAGCTTCAGCCTTTGAGCACGGCGGCAAAGGCGTCGGCCACGTACTCGACGTTGCGGCTGTTGAGGCCGGCTACGCACATGCGGCCGGAGCGCACCAGGTACACCGCAAACTCCTCGCGCAGGCGATCCACCTGCTGCGGGCTCAGGCCGGTGTAGCTGAACATGCCGCGCTGCTTCACGAAGTAGCTGAAGTCGCGACCCGGCACCTTGGCGGAGATCACGTCGAACAGCTTCTGGCGCATGGCCTTGATGCGCACGCGCATGGCGGTGACTTCCTGCTCCCACTCGCTACGCAGCGCCGGGTCGGTCATCACCAGCGCAGCCACCTGGCCGCCGTGGGTGGGCGGGCTGGAGTAGTTGCGGCGCACGGTGGCCTTCATCTGGCCCAGCACGCGGCCGGCTTCCTCGCTGTCGCCACATACCACCGACAGGCCGCCACAGCGCTCGCCGTAGAACGACAGGTTCTTGGAGAAGGAGTTGCTCACCAGGAAGCTGACGCCGGCGGCGGTCATGGCGCGAATGGCGAAGGCATCGGCATCCAGGCTGTCGCCAAAACCCTGGTAGGCGATGTCAAGGAAGGGCAGCAGGCCACGCTGCTTCACCACTTCGATCACCTGCAGCCACTGCTCGTTGTTCAGATCCACGCCGGTGGGGTTGTGGCAGCACGGATGCAGCAGTACCACGCTCTTGGCCGGCAGCGTGCCAAGGCAGGCCAGCATCTCGTCGAACTTCACGCCGCAGGTGGCAGCGTCGTAGTACGGGTATTCGTGCACCACGAAGCCGGCGCCTTCGAACATGGCGCGGTGGTTGTCCCAGGTCGGGCTGCTTACCCACACTTCGCTGGCTGGGAAGTAGCGCTTGAGCAGGTCGGCGCCG
This Vogesella sp. LIG4 DNA region includes the following protein-coding sequences:
- the folE gene encoding GTP cyclohydrolase I, encoding MSQQSSKQQPDYRVPVSTRIRERLKGAQRRFHANDNIADFIEPGELDELLDEVEGKMREVLQSLVIDTDSDHNTQDTARRVAKMYLNEVFRGRYVAQPAVTEFPNAERLNELMIVGPITVRSACSHHLCPIIGRLWIGVMPNEHSNLIGLSKYARIAEWVMNRPQIQEEAVIQLANTLQEKMSPDGLAIVMEADHFCMHWRGVKDSNSQMVNSVMRGVFLTNPDLRREFLSLLPKK
- a CDS encoding amino acid aminotransferase, whose translation is MFAHVEAYAGDPILTLVETFNKDPRNPKVNLGIGLYYDEEGRIPLLPSVQQAEARHVATAGTRSYLPIEGAANYRAAVQALLWGAEHEAVKAGRIATIQTIGGSGALKIGADLLKRYFPASEVWVSSPTWDNHRAMFEGAGFVVHEYPYYDAATCGVKFDEMLACLGTLPAKSVVLLHPCCHNPTGVDLNNEQWLQVIEVVKQRGLLPFLDIAYQGFGDSLDADAFAIRAMTAAGVSFLVSNSFSKNLSFYGERCGGLSVVCGDSEEAGRVLGQMKATVRRNYSSPPTHGGQVAALVMTDPALRSEWEQEVTAMRVRIKAMRQKLFDVISAKVPGRDFSYFVKQRGMFSYTGLSPQQVDRLREEFAVYLVRSGRMCVAGLNSRNVEYVADAFAAVLKG
- a CDS encoding alpha/beta hydrolase; its protein translation is MRRYLLLMCLLAAAPAHAGWLTERLAARLEAQMQEQDAVPWRLRQPGIATQAGLAYGADARQQMDAYWPQAGVQGMPVIVMVHGGAWRTGSRQSAAVVAAKVGRWVPQHMVLVSLDYRLLPQAAPLQQAQDVAAALAWVQQQAPRWGGDGRKVVLMGHSAGAHLVALLTASRPLQQAAGLQPWLGTVALDSAAYDVPALMQRRHFRFYDQAFGADPAGWPAVSPLAQLQQPMPPLLAVCSQQRPDKPCDEASRFVARARQLGGRAELLPVARSHRDINATLGSDDGYTRAVEAFMAGLDPALASRLRP
- a CDS encoding BLUF domain-containing protein, which translates into the protein MLVRLLYASRSTQPRGQELLEAILNQSQQYNPAHGITGVLCYSGDIFVQVLEGGRSEVSALYNHIAADTRHQNVELLSFEEITERRFAGWTMGQVNLAKVNPGLLLRYSEKPQLDPFSMGGSSALALLEELIATASIVGRSSH